The genome window AATCATCACAATGCCGCGCACCAGAAAGACAAAGGTGTTGGCTTCGCGGGCGGTGATGACCAGGCTGGCAAAGGTAAAGCCCAGCCCGTACAGCGCGGGGAGCGCCGCCAGGAACACCGCCAGCAGGCTGAGCAGGTTGGCGTCAAAGGTCAGGTGGAAGAAGAGGCGGAACTCCACCACGGTAAAGATGAAGAACATCAGCGTGCTGGCGGCATGCACCGGACCTGAACCCAGCAGGAAAAAGAAGCGGTTGGTGGGCGTCATCCAGTTGGATTCCAGCGTGCCGCGCATCTGCTCGCCGCGCAGGGCAAAGCCCACGTTCCAGAGCATGGTGTTTGCCCACATCCACACGGTGGTGCCGACCACAATATACCCGAGGAAGTTCTCGGTGCCAGCCACTTCCAGAAAGCGCGCCACGCCGCTCCCGCCCGGTCCTGCCAGGGCAAACGAACTGAAGATGTAGGTGGCGGGGAAGAGGATGGGCCAGATGATGAAGGCGATAATCCAGGTGGGATAGCGCACGAAGTGCAGGTATTCCCGCCAGATGATGGCGCCCAGAGCGCGCAGTTGCGCCGCCCAGGTGGTGCGGCTGAGCGATTTGGATTGCGTTGAAGGCAAAAGGACGGTTTCCATGATGTGCCTCTCTCAGTCCCGCAGGGCTTTGCCCGTCAGGTGGATGAACACGTCTTCCAGCGTTGGCGCGACGATGTTCAGATTGACCAGATGCGTGCCGTTGGTGTTGACCCGCTCGATGAGGTGCGGCAGAACGGCGCGGCTGTTTTCGGTCTGCAGGTGAATCTCCCAGATGCCGTCCTGCTCCAGAAAACGGGTGACCATCTGACGGATGCCCGGCAGGGATTGAATCGCGCCGGTCATTTCAGGCTTCCAGCCGGCAACTTCCATTTTGATCACATCCTGCTGGCGGATGCGCTGTTTGAGCGCGGCGGGCGTGTCCAGGGCGATGATTTTGCCCTGGTCGATGATGCCGATGCGGTCGGAAAGTTGATCGGCTTCTTCCATGTAGTGGGTGGTCAGCAGGATGGTATGCCCCTGGCGTTTGAGGTCCAGCACCATCTCGCGGATGCGCCGCGCCGCCTGCGGGTCCAGCCCCAGGGTGGGTTCATCCAGCAGGATGATGGGCGGGCGCGCCAGCAGAGCGCGGCTGAGGACAATGCGCTGGCGCATGCCGGTGGAGTACTTCTCCACCAGTTCGTTGGCGCGGCTGGTCAGTTCCATGTAGTCCAGCAGTTCGTCAATGCGCTTGCGGGCAATCTCCGGCGGGATGTGGTAGAGCGCGGCAAAGTACTCCAG of Anaerolinea thermophila UNI-1 contains these proteins:
- a CDS encoding ABC transporter permease produces the protein METVLLPSTQSKSLSRTTWAAQLRALGAIIWREYLHFVRYPTWIIAFIIWPILFPATYIFSSFALAGPGGSGVARFLEVAGTENFLGYIVVGTTVWMWANTMLWNVGFALRGEQMRGTLESNWMTPTNRFFFLLGSGPVHAASTLMFFIFTVVEFRLFFHLTFDANLLSLLAVFLAALPALYGLGFTFASLVITAREANTFVFLVRGIVMIFCGITYPLTVMPQWMQAVAEWLPPTLIIRAARLAALNHAPLEAVSRDLLLLLAYGAFWLALGYLTFSQIERRARLKGALNQY
- a CDS encoding daunorubicin resistance protein DrrA family ABC transporter ATP-binding protein, with translation MSDYAIEALDLVKKFPRRAPAESSAAPKNPLARLFQRPPKSEFTAVDHVSFQIHRGEIFGLLGPNGAGKSTTIRMLCTLLEPTSGTARINGYDVVRDANRVRQSLGIVLAGERSIYWKLTGRENLEYFAALYHIPPEIARKRIDELLDYMELTSRANELVEKYSTGMRQRIVLSRALLARPPIILLDEPTLGLDPQAARRIREMVLDLKRQGHTILLTTHYMEEADQLSDRIGIIDQGKIIALDTPAALKQRIRQQDVIKMEVAGWKPEMTGAIQSLPGIRQMVTRFLEQDGIWEIHLQTENSRAVLPHLIERVNTNGTHLVNLNIVAPTLEDVFIHLTGKALRD